AGTAAGGGGCAAATCAGCGCATTCAGCGGCCTTGGGCGCGGCCTCCTGATCGCGGTTCTCCGCGACCTGGCGCACCCCCAGCTCCGCGAGCAACCGGACATCGCTCGCGGGGTAGGTCTTGGTGACCACGATCAGGGTCACCTCGTCACGCGGCCGGCCGACCCTGGCACATGCGGCGGAGATACGTTCCTCCACCCGGGCCAGGTTCTCGGCCAGTTGCGTCTTGCGGTCGCTGGTCACAGCTCGGCCTCCCCCAGCCATACATAGCTCGCGAGCCGTCCGGTCGTACGGTCGCGCCGGTAAGAGAAGTGGTCGGCGGATTCGCGGGTGCAGATGTGGGAATCCTCACGCACCCGTACGCCCGCCGCGGCGAGTTGGGCCCGTACCCCTGCGGTGACGTCCACCGCGGGAGTGCCCCAGCCGGTCACCGCGCGGGCCTCGGGCACCACCGCGGCGACATCGGAGCGCATCGCCTCGGGCACCTCGTAACACCGTCCGCAGATCGCCGGTCCGGTGTACGCGACGGTCCGCGCCGGCACCGCCCCCTGCTGCACCATGGCCTCGACGACCGCCGGGACCACCCCGGCGACCAGACCGGGCCGTCCCGCATGCGCGGCCCCCGCGATCCCGGCGACCGGATCGGCCAGCAGGACCGGGGTGCAGTCGGCGGTCAGCACGGCGAGCGCGAGGCCCCGGCGGCCGGTCACCACCGC
This portion of the Streptomyces sp. 2114.4 genome encodes:
- the pgeF gene encoding peptidoglycan editing factor PgeF — translated: MIGQQHHESGAHFAFTDRWGGVSAAPYDQLNLGGAVGDDPQAVYANRARTAAELGLDPAAVVWMHQVHGREVAVVDGPWHGDDVPGVDAVVTGRRGLALAVLTADCTPVLLADPVAGIAGAAHAGRPGLVAGVVPAVVEAMVQQGAVPARTVAYTGPAICGRCYEVPEAMRSDVAAVVPEARAVTGWGTPAVDVTAGVRAQLAAAGVRVREDSHICTRESADHFSYRRDRTTGRLASYVWLGEAEL